The following proteins come from a genomic window of Syntrophorhabdales bacterium:
- a CDS encoding antibiotic biosynthesis monooxygenase translates to MRRRPGWYRVDGGMVVQATVRMVIATDKIDEALHILHSIAERTRVEVGCFDCCVHRDTQDERVIIFEQAWKTEDAMLRHLGSEEYRNVLLVMEMCSEQPEIRFDTIAGSTGVETIEAARRDKKDGE, encoded by the coding sequence ATGCGTAGAAGACCAGGTTGGTACCGGGTCGACGGGGGAATGGTGGTTCAAGCGACAGTAAGAATGGTGATCGCCACTGATAAGATTGATGAAGCTCTGCACATACTCCATTCTATTGCAGAACGCACACGGGTGGAGGTCGGATGTTTTGACTGCTGCGTGCATCGGGACACCCAGGACGAACGTGTGATCATATTCGAGCAGGCATGGAAGACGGAAGATGCAATGCTTCGTCACCTGGGCTCGGAAGAATACCGCAATGTGCTCCTTGTCATGGAGATGTGCTCCGAACAACCCGAGATAAGGTTTGACACTATAGCGGGTTCAACTGGCGTTGAGACAATAGAAGCAGCACGACGCGACAAAAAGGATGGGGAATAG
- a CDS encoding cysteine rich repeat-containing protein, producing MKVTTMVLAALFVVVFGAGWLTVTGALAQGKGACGGDIEKFCQGVQQGEGRIAQCLAQHKEEVSPACKARMEEAAKQLKGVQKTCEDDIMAFCEGVKPGGGRIAQCLKANASKLSPQCKASVAQAKRGMR from the coding sequence ATGAAAGTTACCACGATGGTACTGGCTGCGCTGTTTGTTGTCGTATTCGGAGCTGGTTGGTTAACTGTAACAGGTGCGTTGGCCCAAGGAAAGGGAGCGTGTGGGGGTGATATCGAGAAATTCTGCCAGGGTGTGCAGCAGGGCGAGGGCCGTATAGCGCAATGTCTCGCGCAACACAAAGAAGAAGTTTCTCCCGCGTGCAAGGCACGCATGGAGGAAGCAGCGAAGCAGCTCAAGGGAGTGCAGAAGACCTGCGAGGACGACATCATGGCTTTTTGTGAAGGCGTCAAACCGGGAGGAGGCCGCATCGCACAGTGTCTGAAGGCGAACGCGTCCAAACTCTCACCTCAGTGCAAGGCGTCTGTGGCGCAGGCGAAGAGGGGGATGAGATAA